The following are encoded in a window of Brevibacillus sp. DP1.3A genomic DNA:
- a CDS encoding DUF47 domain-containing protein encodes MLKSNKYIFFDLFEQQIATVHKGTHLFYEMIGNYQDLETKVKAIKAVEKEGDEIVRRIMNELNSTFITPLEREDIHQLAHTMDSMIDYIDGVADRMYLYQVTQPDPRVLAQANILVKCSAKLIELIRTLRKLDHKVVTQIAGEIKDLEHESDSNYRKMVSDLLNSPDTNPMEAIKLKEIYDKLEDCADFAEDVSNLVEGIVLKNA; translated from the coding sequence ATGTTGAAATCAAACAAGTATATCTTCTTTGATCTGTTCGAGCAGCAGATTGCCACTGTGCACAAAGGAACTCATCTTTTCTATGAAATGATAGGAAACTATCAAGATCTAGAAACAAAGGTTAAGGCAATCAAGGCTGTCGAGAAAGAAGGAGACGAGATCGTTCGTCGCATCATGAACGAGTTAAACTCCACTTTTATCACTCCGCTTGAGCGTGAAGACATTCACCAACTCGCTCATACGATGGACTCGATGATCGACTACATTGACGGTGTCGCTGATCGTATGTATTTGTACCAAGTGACTCAACCAGATCCACGTGTACTGGCACAAGCCAATATTTTGGTGAAATGCTCGGCAAAGCTGATCGAGCTGATTCGCACACTGCGCAAGCTGGATCATAAAGTCGTTACACAAATCGCTGGGGAAATTAAAGATTTGGAGCATGAATCTGACTCCAACTACCGCAAAATGGTATCTGATTTGTTGAACTCTCCTGATACCAACCCAATGGAGGCTATCAAACTCAAAGAGATTTACGATAAGCTCGAAGACTGTGCTGACTTCGCTGAGGACGTCTCCAACCTGGTAGAAGGGATCGTGTTAAAGAATGCCTGA